In the Urocitellus parryii isolate mUroPar1 chromosome 1, mUroPar1.hap1, whole genome shotgun sequence genome, AAGAGGCAGAACTGCTGTTTCAGAACCTGCAAAATGGAGGTCCCAGGTGCTGCGTGGTGCTCCTGGCTGCAGCTGGGCACTTTGCTGGTGCCATTTTTCAAGGGTGAGGGTGCTGTATGGGGCAAGGCTGGAATGGATCCTGCTAACCTGGGAGCACCAGCTGTTCTCCAGTACTGAGTCTATGCTGTCTACAGAAAAGAAGTGATGATACACAAAACCTTTCACCGCTACACCGTGCGGGCCAAGCGGGGCACAGCCCAGGGTCTTCGAGATGCCCAGGGTGGGCCAACACGCTCTGCTGGAGCCAATCTGAGGCGCTACAATGAAGCCACACTGTATACAGTGAGTTTAGACCTCCCAGATTTGTTGGTCCACTAATCACTCTTTGCTTCTCGTTTCAACTTGCTAAATGTTACAGTAGAGAGGTTTGGGATTCTCATATCCTTCCAGTTTTCATTATTTCTGGGTAGACAAAATAGAATAAGGGTCTCCAGGAACCttagttcttcctcctttttaaatctttggatgaagatttaaaaatagtaagTGAATATATGCCAAGTGGAGTTACTCTCTTCTCTAGGATGTTCGGGACCTGCtggcagggccagcctgggccaagGCActtgaggaggctgagacaatcCTGCTGCGTGTCCCCCGCTCTGGCCGTTCCTTCTTCTTTGGAGGCCATGGGGCACCTCTGCAGAGGGAGGATCCCCGACTTTGGGTTATCCCCCTCACCACCCGCAGACCCACATTCCATGAGGTCCAGCGTGTGTTTCTTAAGCTGACCACCTTGCATGTCTATGGTAAGCCTCCAGTTCCAATCTTTAGGCTTCTTAGACCTTTCAGTACTCTACAGCTCAAACCTTGATTCTCTTGTGGGCATCCAGAGGATTTTTCTAACCCTGGAACTATAGCCCAGGTATGTTTTCACTGAGAAACCTGGGCTGGCTTTTCCTCAACTAAGTTTGAGAAAGATTTTGTGTTTTATGGCAGAAGACAACCCTCAGGAGACAATCAGATTGTACTCACCTCAGACATACTGGAAGACTgtgaaagaggagaggaagaaggctgctgaggaagaaagaagaaaggtccCCAGTGATGAAAATGAGGCACTAGGGAAGATGGAGGAATTATCCAACCAGGGTATAGGCACCATCTGGCAGTTATCAAGTCtatttgtgtgtctgtctttGAAATACAGTGGCAAAATCACTTTTAATTGACCCATAGATGGGTTTTTACACCACATATACCTATCCACATACACCCCAGTATCTGTATAAAGTAAGGTGTGTCATAGCAATCACTGTGGCATGTTTACTTGACTTTTCCAGATCTCCTGTTATCTCTTTTGTTCATGGATATATATCCCTGGTACTTAGAAAATCTTATCATGGAGTTGATATTTCAGTGTGTTGCACAAGTCTCACATTATTTGTCTGCCTGGCTGAATGCTGTTGGTTTGGGGCAAGGATTGCTGCCATGTTTTCTTCTATGCACAATCCTAGGACTGCTCATAGGAATAGTTCCGGGACAAGATAGAAATTTCATTTTAGGACAGTCTGGATCATTTCTTTATAGACATAAATGCATCTGAACCAGCTCACTCTCTGTTTATTCCTTAGATGGATCTAACCTGTCATATTTCTCCCTAGGTTCAGGGTCAGAGGGAGAACATGGCTCCCAGGTAGAATTGGAGCTAGTGGAATTAACTCGGGAGACACTGGATCTTCGAGAGTTTGAAGTATTGCCTAAGCGGAGAAGAAGAAAACGGAATAAAGAGAGAAGTCGAGACCAGGAAACTGGGGCACATACAACTCTTCTCCAGAAACCTCAAGAAAATGAGCCCTTCTCTCTGTCAGACCAGACAGTTAAAGCCCCCTTGAGGCCTTTGGTGGATAAGGCCAAGACCCCTGATCAGCCAGAGCTATGGAATGTGCTTCTAGCTGCTTGCCGAGCTGGAGACATTGGAATGCTGAAGCTCCAGCTAGCTGCTGAGTCTACAGACCCTAGAGTTAGGTCCTTACTCAATGCCCCCTCGGGCTCTGGTGGCTTCACTCTCCTGCATGCAGCAGCTGCAGCTGGAAGAGGCTCAGTGGTTCGTCTGCTGCTGGAGGCAGGTTGCAACCCCACTGTGCAGTAAGTGTCTCCACTCTGAGCCATTTTGGATATAGAGAAGATAATTTGGTGGTGGCTCATGTTGCATTCTTTAGTTGACAATATAATCTTAGAGTCTGGTTGGGTGATATTGAGAAAGACAGAAGGCAAGTTGAACccattttgtggtttttttgtaTGTAGGGACTCCCAGGCCCGCCCACCTTATATGGTAGCAGCTGACAGATCAACACGTAATGAGTTCCGAAGGTTCATGGAGAAGAATCCGGATGCCTATGATTACAAGAAGGCTCAGGTCAGCTAGAAGAAGGAGATGCAGAGTGGGAAGGTGTCATAGGTCCTAGCCAGGTCCTTTCTACTCCTTTGCACTTTTAACCAAGGATAGCTTTTGTGGGTCTTACTTAATATCTTCTGGAAAATCCCCCAGGTACCAGGGCCACTGACACCAGAAATGGAGGCACGGCAGGCCACACGGAAAAGGGACCAGAAGGCAGCCCGGCGGCAACGGGAGGAACAGCAGCGGAAGCAGCGAGAGCAGGAAGAGCGAGAGCAAGAAGAGCAGTGGAGGTTTGCTGCCCTCAGTGACAGAGAGAAGGTGAGGCCAGGCTCTTCCACAGCAAGACTTCCCTAGAgctctcacccactccccatagtGCAGCTCTTGTTTCTCAGGCATGCTGTTCACTGCTGGGTCTTGTTTGCAATGTGACTTTGTGTTTTTCAGAGAGCTCTGGCTGCAGAGCGCCGATTTGCTGCCCAATTGGGAGCCCCTGCTCCTCCAATCCCTAACTCTGGAGTTATCAATGCTCGGTATGGGGCTAGGGTTTGAGTCAGAGTGGACTCTAATGTTGTAGGGACTATTTGGGGCAAGTGGAATGATGGTCTACATGGTTTTCAGAGGGGTTGCTGAGGGGATCTGAGATACTCTGGGAACTTTTGAGAGTTGCAAAAAGCTTGGAGTGGAAAGTTTCTGGGGAACCTGTCCtgccatttttcttcctcttgttcAGACGCTGCTGGAGTTGTGGGACTTCCCTCCAAGGCCTCATTCCCTTTCATTACCTTGACTTCACTTTCTGCTCCACACGTTGCCTCCAGGACCATCGCTGTCAGGCTGGGAAGCCCTCTTCCTGACCTCCTACAGCTTCACCTGGGCCAAATGTAGGCCCTGAGAGGGCATATTGACTCCAGCCCTAGGTTTCTTCTTCCCCATGAAGCCAGAGAGTATTTGGAAGAATAGGGTGAGGGATACTCAGGAACCAGGGCAAAGATAGGGTCACAGAAGTGTATGGAGCTGGTACTGTCTctggaattttaataaaaagtttggCAAGAAAACTGCACTTGTACTTACATTCAGAGGCCTTCTGGCCTTTGGTTACCATGGCCAGCACCAAAGGATTCTGCCCACTCCATGTCCCAGGTCCAAGGGTTATCTTTCTTTCAGTGCCCACTTAACTCCATTAGTTCAGAGTCATTTTGTACATCAGGTGAGAGGGAAAGTGTCCTATGTACAGTGCTGTTAAGGATAGGTCTATCCAAGAACTGGATTTGGGGCTGTAAAGGGACATTTTCTAGCTCCAGCAAGGTGATTGTGTTGACAGCTCCCCTAGGTAACAGCAGGGGTCTTGGCACGTAGAGGGTGTGTTGTGGCCCCAACTTTGTCCAGTACCGGCCCAAATTAAACCCATTGATCCAGACTTGGCCCTGTGGGGCAATAAGAGAGTgagaaaagcaaagatcagctctCCAAGGGATAGAATCATCCTCTTTGGGGTTTctcatcaaaataataatttctgcTCCCCC is a window encoding:
- the Ankzf1 gene encoding tRNA endonuclease ANKZF1 isoform X1, whose translation is MSPAPAATSVPAPASVSLFDLSADAPVLRGLSLVSHAPGEALAGALATSCPGSGERTSPERKGLHGPVDISEKLFCSSCDQTFQNHQEQREHYKLDWHRFNLKQRLKNKPLLSALDFEKQSSTGDLSSISGSEDSDSEEDLQTLSKERAEFEKPNQSPGFHAHRVLFQNAHGQFLYAYRCVLGPHKVPPEEAELLFQNLQNGGPRCCVVLLAAAGHFAGAIFQGKEVMIHKTFHRYTVRAKRGTAQGLRDAQGGPTRSAGANLRRYNEATLYTDVRDLLAGPAWAKALEEAETILLRVPRSGRSFFFGGHGAPLQREDPRLWVIPLTTRRPTFHEVQRVFLKLTTLHVYEDNPQETIRLYSPQTYWKTVKEERKKAAEEERRKVPSDENEALGKMEELSNQGSGSEGEHGSQVELELVELTRETLDLREFEVLPKRRRRKRNKERSRDQETGAHTTLLQKPQENEPFSLSDQTVKAPLRPLVDKAKTPDQPELWNVLLAACRAGDIGMLKLQLAAESTDPRVRSLLNAPSGSGGFTLLHAAAAAGRGSVVRLLLEAGCNPTVQDSQARPPYMVAADRSTRNEFRRFMEKNPDAYDYKKAQVPGPLTPEMEARQATRKRDQKAARRQREEQQRKQREQEEREQEEQWRFAALSDREKRALAAERRFAAQLGAPAPPIPNSGVINARRCWSCGTSLQGLIPFHYLDFTFCSTRCLQDHRCQAGKPSS
- the Ankzf1 gene encoding tRNA endonuclease ANKZF1 isoform X2; its protein translation is MLKYNTREALRGSGERTSPERKGLHGPVDISEKLFCSSCDQTFQNHQEQREHYKLDWHRFNLKQRLKNKPLLSALDFEKQSSTGDLSSISGSEDSDSEEDLQTLSKERAEFEKPNQSPGFHAHRVLFQNAHGQFLYAYRCVLGPHKVPPEEAELLFQNLQNGGPRCCVVLLAAAGHFAGAIFQGKEVMIHKTFHRYTVRAKRGTAQGLRDAQGGPTRSAGANLRRYNEATLYTDVRDLLAGPAWAKALEEAETILLRVPRSGRSFFFGGHGAPLQREDPRLWVIPLTTRRPTFHEVQRVFLKLTTLHVYEDNPQETIRLYSPQTYWKTVKEERKKAAEEERRKVPSDENEALGKMEELSNQGSGSEGEHGSQVELELVELTRETLDLREFEVLPKRRRRKRNKERSRDQETGAHTTLLQKPQENEPFSLSDQTVKAPLRPLVDKAKTPDQPELWNVLLAACRAGDIGMLKLQLAAESTDPRVRSLLNAPSGSGGFTLLHAAAAAGRGSVVRLLLEAGCNPTVQDSQARPPYMVAADRSTRNEFRRFMEKNPDAYDYKKAQVPGPLTPEMEARQATRKRDQKAARRQREEQQRKQREQEEREQEEQWRFAALSDREKRALAAERRFAAQLGAPAPPIPNSGVINARRCWSCGTSLQGLIPFHYLDFTFCSTRCLQDHRCQAGKPSS